The Deltaproteobacteria bacterium genome segment GGCTATAGAACGTCCGGCTTTACTTCGGCCAAAGAGGCACTGGAGCACTTTAAAAATGAGGAATATGATCTCCTCCTCACGGACTTGATGATGCCGGATATGGACGGAATTGTTTTTTTAAAAAAAGCCCTGGAAG includes the following:
- a CDS encoding response regulator yields the protein MVKPNIGRLLIVDDETELMTVLCETLDARGYRTSGFTSAKEALEHFKNEEYDLLLTDLMMPDMDGIVFLKKALE